Proteins co-encoded in one Balearica regulorum gibbericeps isolate bBalReg1 chromosome 24, bBalReg1.pri, whole genome shotgun sequence genomic window:
- the LOC142605042 gene encoding feather keratin Cos2-3-like: MSCYNQCQPCQPCGPTPLANSCNEPCVRQCQNSTVVIEPPAVVVTLPGPILSSFPQNTVVGSSTSAAVGSILSCDGVPINSGCCDLSCITSRYCGSRRCPPC; the protein is encoded by the coding sequence ATGTCCTGCTACAaccagtgccagccctgccagccctgcggccCGACCCCGCTGGCCAACAGCTGCAACGAGCCCTGCGTCAGGCAGTGCCAGAACTCCACCGTCGTCATTGAGCCGCCTGCTGTGGTGGTGACCCTGCCcggccccatcctcagctccttcccacagaacaccgttgtgggctcctccacctccgctgctgttggcagcatcctcagctgtGACGGAGTGCCCATCAACTCTGGGTGCTGTGACCTCTCCTGCATCACCAGCCGCTACTGTGGCAGCAGAAGGTGCCCCCCTTGCTAA